The proteins below come from a single Halostagnicola larsenii XH-48 genomic window:
- a CDS encoding helix-turn-helix domain-containing protein — MGFISEVHVVHDDLLLVPTIKRHPEVTITYKYATVVDGEEVYFVSLFAEDYAAIKETMAADETVSSADRVATFENQAIYRVTANTEREIVPDQCIKCGIYVFSIVSGDPGWIVRIHLPDRDTLADFQNYCRENDISFWITQLHESTASAEESYLLTEEQREILSMAYFAGYYNIPRTVSQDHLAEQLGISNSAVSQRLRRAVAQLLSVILEGEKTPRQYD; from the coding sequence ATGGGATTTATTTCAGAAGTTCATGTCGTCCACGATGACCTTCTGTTAGTGCCAACGATAAAACGGCATCCCGAGGTCACGATTACGTACAAGTATGCTACCGTCGTCGATGGAGAGGAGGTATACTTCGTCTCCTTGTTCGCCGAGGACTACGCGGCGATCAAAGAAACGATGGCAGCAGACGAAACCGTCTCGTCTGCCGACCGCGTTGCGACGTTCGAGAACCAAGCGATCTACCGCGTGACAGCCAATACGGAACGTGAAATCGTTCCCGATCAGTGTATCAAGTGCGGTATTTACGTCTTTTCGATCGTCAGCGGCGATCCTGGCTGGATCGTTCGAATCCACCTCCCTGACCGGGACACGCTGGCGGATTTTCAAAATTACTGCCGAGAGAACGATATCTCGTTCTGGATAACGCAGTTGCACGAATCGACAGCGTCCGCCGAAGAATCATACCTCCTCACCGAAGAACAGCGTGAAATCCTTTCGATGGCCTACTTCGCGGGCTATTACAATATTCCACGCACCGTGTCGCAGGATCACCTCGCCGAGCAACTTGGAATCTCTAATTCTGCCGTTTCACAGCGCCTACGGCGTGCAGTCGCTCAGTTGCTCAGCGTAATCCTCGAAGGCGAGAAGA
- the glmM gene encoding phosphoglucosamine mutase, whose translation MFGTSGLRGVVGDDVTADLALAVGRAVASEGYDRVVVGRDVRESGDVLLEAITAGLRECGTDVLEVGVAPTPTIARAVGWLEADAGVVVTASHNPKTDNGIKLWSADGSAFDPDQCAAVSDRVKKENYDIHGWDGYGSSERVEDVLDRHASALLESVSIEDPPSVVVDVGNGTGAITARVLTTAGCTVETLNGQQDGCFPGRPSEPTRETLSTLSALVEASDARIGIAHDGDADRMVAVDETGSFVPKDVLLALFARQAAEPADDALVAAPVDTSLAVDDALEPVGASVTRTRVGDVFVADRTTRDDVVFGGEPSGAWIWPDEVLCPDGPLAACKLVEFVTNRGTLSGLVDEIETYPIQRTSIEVAQKNAAMDRVRERVLDRYDDVDTLDGVYIDSGDGWILIRASGTEPLVRVTAEARTDARARQLFDEAVELVEESIASRGRLEETAC comes from the coding sequence ATGTTCGGAACGAGCGGGCTTCGAGGAGTCGTTGGAGACGATGTCACAGCCGATCTCGCGCTGGCCGTCGGCCGCGCCGTCGCCTCGGAAGGGTACGACCGCGTCGTCGTCGGGCGGGACGTTCGAGAGAGCGGAGACGTGCTCCTCGAGGCGATCACTGCGGGGCTTCGAGAGTGCGGGACGGACGTCCTCGAGGTCGGCGTTGCTCCGACGCCGACGATCGCGAGAGCGGTCGGCTGGCTCGAGGCGGACGCCGGCGTCGTCGTCACGGCCTCGCACAACCCGAAGACGGACAACGGCATCAAACTCTGGTCGGCCGACGGCTCCGCGTTCGACCCCGACCAGTGCGCGGCGGTTTCGGACCGAGTGAAGAAGGAGAACTACGACATCCACGGATGGGACGGATACGGCTCGAGCGAACGCGTCGAGGATGTCCTCGATCGTCACGCCTCGGCGCTCCTCGAGAGCGTTTCGATCGAGGACCCGCCGAGCGTCGTCGTCGACGTCGGCAACGGAACTGGCGCGATCACCGCCCGAGTGCTCACGACGGCGGGCTGTACCGTCGAGACGCTCAACGGCCAGCAAGACGGGTGCTTTCCCGGTCGCCCGAGCGAACCGACACGGGAGACCCTCTCGACGCTCTCAGCGCTCGTCGAGGCGTCAGATGCACGGATCGGAATCGCCCACGACGGCGACGCGGATCGAATGGTCGCCGTCGACGAGACGGGCTCGTTCGTCCCCAAAGACGTCCTGTTGGCCCTCTTCGCTCGGCAGGCCGCCGAGCCAGCCGACGATGCGCTCGTCGCCGCCCCCGTCGACACGAGTTTGGCCGTCGACGACGCGCTCGAGCCCGTCGGCGCGTCGGTAACCAGAACGCGAGTCGGTGACGTGTTCGTCGCCGACCGAACGACTCGAGACGACGTGGTTTTCGGCGGCGAACCGAGCGGTGCCTGGATCTGGCCGGACGAGGTCCTGTGCCCGGACGGGCCGCTCGCGGCCTGCAAACTCGTGGAGTTCGTCACCAATCGCGGAACGTTGTCCGGTCTCGTCGACGAAATCGAAACGTATCCCATCCAGCGAACCTCGATCGAAGTCGCACAGAAGAACGCCGCGATGGACCGCGTTCGCGAACGCGTACTCGACCGGTACGACGACGTCGACACGCTCGACGGCGTCTACATCGACAGCGGCGACGGCTGGATTCTCATCCGAGCTAGCGGGACGGAACCGCTCGTTCGGGTGACTGCCGAGGCCCGAACTGACGCTCGAGCACGACAGCTGTTCGACGAGGCGGTCGAACTCGTCGAGGAATCAATCGCCTCGCGCGGACGACTCGAGGAAACCGCCTGCTGA
- a CDS encoding outer membrane protein assembly factor BamB family protein, with protein MPADGSVPKPETVAWAYDAEGDIAVVDGTVYVRTDDEVHALDDETGELQWITEDIGADGTPAVTADTVFVGGEQLTALEAETGEVRWQEQFDEEAAVPSPAVAFERAYVVVGETLYAFDTADGSVDWKRSTVQIETGDGNENVSFKSIPLAVANDLVYAAVGDAGFVALEATSGETNWTYWWKHSTDPHGYLVATTDRLYTGAISDADESPVLNAQTGERLANTSFRFPLAVTDNVRARTNRHSMRVSNYETDESWSIGGSTDQWGRPVIVGETVVVPSHPMADERAIFAFDLADGSRQWALGLDSLDINTLDEMNWPSDAFVATEDTIYITSPGQIVALRPSTGAQSDEGDDTTEEETDAEDPEEDDPTDERAGNSSEDDTEQVGDERTDGDDDVSELEEVTTDSENVTSSTSENTTAADSNDSTDGSANGSTNGNETEPTSESGTTDGNESSNASTASNSNSSVDGNSTEGADDSTPGFTGGTGLVGAGLAIEWLRRRSSADKPAVADELDD; from the coding sequence GTGCCAGCTGACGGGAGTGTTCCTAAACCGGAGACGGTCGCCTGGGCGTACGACGCGGAAGGCGATATCGCCGTCGTCGATGGCACCGTTTACGTCCGAACGGACGACGAAGTTCACGCGCTCGACGACGAAACGGGCGAGTTGCAGTGGATTACCGAGGACATCGGTGCAGACGGAACCCCAGCGGTAACGGCGGACACGGTCTTCGTCGGCGGCGAGCAGCTAACCGCTCTCGAGGCCGAGACCGGTGAGGTTCGCTGGCAGGAGCAGTTCGACGAGGAGGCGGCCGTTCCGAGCCCGGCGGTTGCGTTCGAGCGCGCCTACGTCGTCGTCGGAGAAACACTGTACGCATTCGACACGGCTGATGGTTCGGTCGACTGGAAGCGATCGACGGTCCAGATCGAAACGGGAGACGGGAACGAGAACGTTTCCTTCAAGTCGATTCCGTTGGCCGTCGCCAACGATCTGGTGTATGCGGCCGTCGGCGACGCAGGCTTCGTCGCGCTCGAGGCGACGAGCGGGGAGACGAACTGGACTTACTGGTGGAAGCACTCGACCGACCCGCATGGCTACCTCGTCGCGACGACCGACAGGCTCTACACCGGTGCAATATCGGATGCTGATGAAAGCCCGGTTCTGAACGCACAGACGGGAGAGCGTCTCGCCAACACCTCCTTTCGGTTTCCGCTGGCGGTAACCGACAACGTTCGAGCTAGAACGAATCGACACAGCATGCGGGTGTCGAATTACGAGACGGACGAAAGCTGGTCGATCGGCGGATCGACGGATCAATGGGGACGCCCCGTGATCGTCGGCGAGACGGTCGTCGTTCCGTCGCATCCGATGGCCGACGAGCGCGCGATATTCGCGTTCGACCTTGCAGACGGGAGTCGGCAGTGGGCACTTGGACTGGACAGTCTCGACATCAATACGCTCGACGAGATGAACTGGCCGAGCGATGCGTTCGTCGCGACCGAGGATACGATCTATATCACGAGCCCCGGCCAGATCGTGGCGCTTCGACCGTCTACGGGGGCGCAATCGGACGAGGGGGACGATACCACCGAAGAGGAGACGGACGCTGAAGATCCCGAGGAGGACGATCCGACAGACGAGCGCGCTGGAAACAGTTCGGAGGACGACACTGAACAGGTCGGCGACGAACGTACTGACGGCGATGACGACGTTTCGGAACTCGAGGAGGTAACGACCGACTCCGAGAACGTTACGTCCAGTACGTCGGAGAACACCACCGCGGCCGATTCCAACGACTCGACCGACGGATCCGCAAACGGCTCTACTAACGGAAACGAAACAGAACCCACCTCCGAATCGGGGACTACCGACGGGAACGAAAGCTCCAACGCGTCCACGGCGAGCAATTCGAACTCGTCCGTCGATGGGAACTCGACCGAGGGCGCAGACGATAGCACACCCGGATTCACCGGCGGGACTGGGCTCGTCGGTGCAGGACTCGCGATCGAATGGCTTCGCCGGCGAAGCTCCGCCGACAAACCGGCGGTTGCGGACGAACTCGACGACTAA
- the glmU gene encoding bifunctional sugar-1-phosphate nucleotidylyltransferase/acetyltransferase: MQTIVLAAGQGTRMRPLSESLPKPMLPVADSSLVAHNMRAAVEAGTDELILVVGYEGETVREAFGETFEGVPIRYATQDSQEGTADALRAASTHIDGPFAVLNGDIIYRRDALSALFEAAPSVGSTRVENPSNYGILDVVDDTVTGIVEKPADPPGNVANAGAYVFPESALECLDVPKSERGEFEITDILAQVIDDVAVSHVELDDWLDVGRPWELLAANEWKLGQLETALNGTVSPDAEISGPVVVEEGATVRSGVVIEGPALIRAGATVGPNAYVRGATLIDEGASVGHAVEIKNSVLMAGASVNHLSYVGDSVIGRDTNLGAGTTVANLRHDDRPVTMTVSGDQVSTGRRKFGVVLGDRVKTGINTSLNAGVSLSEGATTTPGETVTLDR, encoded by the coding sequence ATGCAAACGATCGTTCTTGCTGCGGGACAGGGAACACGAATGCGACCGCTTTCCGAATCGCTACCGAAGCCGATGCTACCGGTCGCCGATAGTTCGCTGGTAGCGCACAACATGCGGGCGGCGGTGGAGGCGGGAACCGACGAACTGATTCTCGTGGTGGGATACGAGGGGGAAACGGTCCGCGAGGCGTTCGGCGAGACGTTCGAGGGCGTCCCGATCCGGTACGCGACACAGGATTCACAGGAGGGGACGGCGGACGCGCTCCGCGCTGCGAGTACGCACATCGACGGTCCGTTCGCGGTCCTGAACGGCGACATTATCTACCGACGGGATGCGCTGTCTGCGCTGTTCGAGGCGGCCCCGAGCGTCGGCTCGACGCGCGTCGAGAACCCGTCGAATTACGGCATTCTCGACGTCGTCGACGACACCGTGACGGGAATCGTCGAAAAACCGGCCGATCCGCCGGGGAACGTTGCGAACGCCGGCGCGTACGTCTTTCCCGAATCGGCCCTCGAGTGTCTTGACGTTCCCAAGAGCGAGCGCGGCGAGTTCGAAATTACCGACATCCTCGCTCAAGTGATCGACGACGTGGCGGTCAGTCACGTCGAACTGGACGACTGGCTCGACGTCGGTCGCCCCTGGGAGCTGTTAGCGGCAAACGAGTGGAAGCTAGGACAGTTAGAGACGGCGTTGAACGGCACGGTAAGCCCGGATGCCGAGATTTCCGGGCCGGTCGTCGTCGAAGAGGGTGCGACCGTTCGATCCGGAGTCGTCATCGAGGGTCCCGCGCTGATTCGGGCCGGCGCGACCGTCGGTCCGAACGCGTACGTTCGCGGGGCGACGCTGATCGACGAAGGAGCGTCCGTCGGCCACGCCGTCGAGATCAAAAACAGCGTACTGATGGCGGGAGCCAGCGTCAACCATCTCTCGTACGTTGGCGATAGCGTCATCGGCCGCGACACAAACCTCGGTGCCGGAACGACGGTCGCGAATCTCCGCCACGACGACCGCCCGGTGACGATGACCGTTTCGGGCGATCAGGTCTCCACCGGTCGTCGAAAGTTTGGCGTCGTCCTCGGCGATAGAGTCAAAACGGGGATCAACACGAGCCTGAACGCCGGGGTCTCGCTCTCGGAGGGGGCAACCACGACCCCCGGCGAAACCGTAACGCTCGATCGATAG
- the ppc gene encoding phosphoenolpyruvate carboxylase, which produces MDLHNRDVRQDVRELGALLGDVLEEQTSRRAFNTVESCRQTAIDYRSGDLDSRDPLVDELEGLSPHQQRIVARAFTTYFELINLAEERERVRSIREGSQEGSLDDSLEMVAEELAEEDKETAQQILDDVLIEPTFTAHPTEARRKTVKSKLREVSNHLETLDERLLTDKERGQVWRDVDAEVTSLWQTPQVRKRQPEPEDEARNVQWYLENTLFDVVGEVYDEFGVALEEELDADVDLPKLFEFRSWAGSDRDGNPYVTPEVTANTLERQRSVVLERYREQLKRLSGVLSQDGSRLEVDGPFESSLEEDRERLPGSAQTAQTRYPGEPYRQKLKLMRERLDRVGDVRPGGYADVDELLGDLELIATSLRENGAETVVEAHVDPIRRQVETFGFSLASLDLREHQAKHTDAIAEALEREGIDYRGLSEDERVEFLTDAVLQDETVIDLEAVEDLSDASTRVLTLFDELADWQTEYGVEAIDTYAISMTDEPSHVLEVLFLADQSGIISLPEHCGIDIVPLLETEYALSGARRIMGTLFENEAYAQALEARGRTQEIMLGYSDSNKENGFLAANWSLYKNQRRLGEICEDYDVTMRLFHGRGGSISRGGGPMNEALLALPNSTVTGQVKFTEQGEAIAEKYGNPRIAERNIEQMLNAQLRARRNAIDQPEEEIRDEWIDAMETMATAARQEYRDLLESDGFVQYFEQATPITVIEDLDLGSRPASRSGERTVEDLRAIPWVFSWTQSRCILPGWYALAAGIGAYLEDGGSMDTLQEMYDEWPFFRSTLDNAALSLSRTELEIAAEYADLADDDLREEFFPRVSEEYEQAAEYVTTIGRRDQLHTRDWLGENLERRNPYVDPLNVLQTYLLDRSHRTDVEERTLRLTVKGIAAGMKNTG; this is translated from the coding sequence ATGGACCTGCACAACAGGGACGTACGCCAGGACGTTCGCGAACTGGGTGCACTGCTCGGTGACGTCCTCGAGGAACAGACCTCTCGACGGGCGTTCAACACGGTCGAATCGTGCCGGCAGACCGCGATCGACTACCGTTCCGGCGATCTGGATAGTCGGGATCCGCTGGTCGACGAACTCGAAGGGTTATCGCCCCACCAACAGCGAATCGTCGCCCGCGCGTTCACGACCTACTTCGAACTGATCAACCTCGCCGAAGAACGCGAGCGGGTGCGGTCGATTCGCGAAGGCTCCCAGGAGGGATCGCTCGACGATAGTCTCGAGATGGTCGCCGAGGAACTAGCAGAGGAGGACAAAGAGACCGCACAGCAGATCCTCGACGACGTGCTCATCGAGCCGACCTTTACCGCCCATCCAACCGAAGCGCGCCGAAAAACGGTCAAATCCAAGCTTCGGGAAGTCTCGAACCACCTCGAGACGCTCGACGAGCGGCTGTTGACCGACAAGGAACGCGGCCAGGTCTGGCGCGACGTCGACGCGGAGGTGACGAGCCTCTGGCAGACGCCACAGGTTCGCAAACGCCAGCCGGAGCCCGAAGACGAAGCGCGAAACGTCCAGTGGTACCTCGAGAACACGCTTTTCGACGTCGTCGGCGAAGTTTACGACGAGTTCGGCGTCGCCCTCGAGGAGGAACTCGACGCGGACGTCGACCTGCCGAAGCTCTTCGAGTTCCGTTCGTGGGCCGGCAGCGACCGCGACGGAAACCCCTACGTCACCCCTGAAGTCACCGCGAACACGCTCGAGCGCCAGCGGTCGGTCGTCTTAGAGCGGTATCGCGAACAGCTCAAACGACTCTCGGGCGTCCTGAGTCAGGACGGAAGCCGCCTCGAGGTCGACGGTCCGTTCGAGTCGAGTCTCGAAGAAGACCGAGAGCGGTTGCCCGGTAGCGCACAGACCGCACAGACCCGCTATCCGGGCGAACCCTACCGACAGAAGCTCAAACTCATGCGCGAACGGCTCGACCGCGTCGGCGACGTTCGACCGGGCGGGTACGCAGACGTCGACGAACTCCTGGGCGACCTCGAGTTGATCGCGACCAGCCTGCGGGAAAACGGCGCCGAAACCGTCGTCGAAGCCCACGTCGATCCGATCCGCCGACAGGTCGAGACCTTCGGCTTCTCGCTTGCCAGTCTCGACCTCCGCGAACACCAGGCCAAACACACCGATGCTATTGCGGAGGCACTCGAGCGCGAAGGAATCGACTACCGCGGCCTCTCGGAGGACGAACGCGTCGAGTTCCTCACCGACGCTGTCTTGCAAGACGAGACGGTGATCGATCTCGAGGCCGTCGAGGATCTCTCGGACGCCTCGACGCGCGTGCTCACGCTCTTCGACGAACTCGCCGATTGGCAGACCGAGTACGGCGTCGAAGCGATCGACACCTACGCCATCTCGATGACCGACGAGCCGAGTCACGTCCTCGAGGTGCTGTTTCTGGCCGACCAGTCCGGAATCATTTCCCTGCCCGAACACTGCGGGATCGATATCGTCCCGCTGCTCGAGACCGAGTACGCCCTTTCGGGTGCCCGCCGTATCATGGGCACGCTCTTCGAGAACGAGGCCTACGCCCAGGCGCTTGAGGCCCGCGGACGCACCCAGGAAATCATGCTGGGGTACTCGGACTCGAACAAGGAAAACGGCTTCCTGGCGGCCAACTGGTCGCTGTACAAGAACCAGCGCCGACTCGGGGAGATCTGCGAGGACTACGACGTGACGATGCGGCTGTTCCACGGTCGCGGCGGTTCGATCTCTCGGGGCGGCGGCCCGATGAACGAGGCGCTGCTGGCGTTGCCCAACAGCACCGTGACCGGCCAGGTCAAGTTCACCGAACAGGGCGAGGCGATCGCCGAGAAGTACGGTAACCCGCGCATCGCCGAGCGAAACATCGAGCAGATGCTCAATGCCCAACTTCGCGCCCGTCGGAACGCGATCGACCAGCCCGAAGAGGAGATTCGCGACGAGTGGATCGACGCCATGGAAACCATGGCAACCGCCGCCCGACAGGAGTACCGAGACCTCCTCGAGAGCGACGGCTTCGTCCAGTACTTCGAACAGGCGACGCCGATCACCGTCATCGAAGACCTCGATCTGGGCTCGCGACCCGCCTCCCGCAGCGGCGAGCGAACGGTCGAGGACCTGCGGGCGATTCCGTGGGTTTTCTCGTGGACCCAATCGCGGTGTATCCTCCCCGGCTGGTACGCGCTCGCCGCCGGAATCGGCGCGTACCTCGAGGACGGCGGCTCGATGGATACCCTCCAGGAGATGTACGACGAGTGGCCGTTCTTCCGCTCGACCCTCGACAACGCCGCCCTCTCGCTCTCGAGAACCGAACTCGAGATCGCCGCCGAGTACGCCGACCTTGCTGACGACGACCTCCGCGAGGAGTTCTTCCCGCGCGTCTCCGAGGAGTACGAGCAGGCTGCCGAGTACGTCACGACGATCGGTCGGCGCGACCAGTTGCACACCCGTGACTGGCTCGGCGAGAACCTAGAGCGTCGAAACCCCTACGTTGACCCGCTGAACGTCCTGCAGACGTATCTGCTGGATCGATCGCACAGAACCGATGTCGAGGAACGAACGCTTCGGTTGACAGTCAAGGGGATCGCCGCCGGCATGAAAAACACCGGCTAA
- a CDS encoding alkaline phosphatase family protein gives MTGERHQDDAASTAITESNGLDTLLIGIDAGCIPVFDRLSEAGLIPTIDRLCTDGVRAPLESQIPPWTPSAWPSIYTGVNPGQHGVVGFVGYDGYDYHVSSNEDVREHSIWDLLDRHGHSSVIVNAPVTHPPDEFNGAVIPGFLGPENPPCHPAGLLDDVREAIGDYRVYPSYTRDDETVSEREKIGEYLNLVEMRGAAFRYLVDEFEPEFGFLQFQKTDTVFHEFEGEQEKVDAVYEETDKQIAKTLEACDPDRIFLVSDHGMGPYEGHEFRVNEYLRDQGYIETMIGGKGMPSWTPMRRRLREGEEVETWEPGATARAASIAAQFGVTANRIREALERVGLADIAIKYAPGGVSRTANEQVDFAESKAYLRARTELGVRINLEGREPDGVVPPEEYEAVRDELIRDLEAVETPEGEPVFETVEPREEYFHGECVEETVDIVTIPADFEHALTEQLGGDGYFGPVEPWNHKIDGIFAAAGAGIDEEATIDRAHLYDVAPTVLAAMGVPYSDRMDGEVVPVVDSVDPVTYPAYSESESREQPEANEDVTERLADLGYMD, from the coding sequence ATGACCGGAGAGAGACACCAAGACGATGCTGCATCGACCGCGATAACCGAGTCGAACGGCCTGGACACGCTACTCATTGGTATCGACGCCGGCTGTATCCCCGTCTTCGATCGACTTTCGGAGGCGGGGCTCATTCCGACTATCGACCGACTCTGTACCGACGGCGTTCGGGCGCCGCTCGAGTCCCAGATCCCGCCGTGGACGCCGAGCGCGTGGCCGTCGATCTACACCGGCGTCAACCCCGGTCAGCACGGGGTCGTCGGGTTCGTCGGCTACGACGGCTACGACTACCACGTCTCGAGCAACGAAGACGTTCGCGAACATTCGATCTGGGATTTGCTGGATCGACACGGCCACTCGAGCGTTATCGTCAACGCGCCGGTTACCCACCCACCGGACGAGTTCAACGGCGCGGTAATTCCAGGGTTTTTGGGTCCGGAAAATCCGCCGTGTCACCCAGCGGGATTGCTCGATGATGTCCGCGAAGCGATCGGCGACTATCGAGTATATCCGAGCTACACCCGCGACGATGAGACGGTTTCGGAACGCGAAAAGATCGGCGAGTACCTGAATCTCGTCGAAATGCGAGGGGCGGCGTTTCGATACCTCGTCGACGAGTTCGAACCCGAATTTGGCTTCCTCCAGTTCCAGAAGACGGATACGGTCTTTCACGAGTTCGAAGGCGAACAGGAGAAAGTCGACGCTGTCTATGAAGAGACCGACAAGCAGATCGCAAAAACGCTCGAGGCCTGTGATCCGGATCGTATCTTCCTCGTGAGTGATCATGGCATGGGTCCGTACGAGGGCCATGAATTCCGAGTCAACGAGTACCTCCGGGATCAGGGCTACATCGAGACGATGATAGGTGGGAAAGGAATGCCCTCCTGGACGCCGATGCGACGGAGACTCCGTGAAGGCGAAGAAGTCGAAACGTGGGAACCCGGTGCAACCGCCCGCGCAGCATCAATCGCCGCCCAGTTCGGCGTTACCGCCAACCGCATCAGAGAAGCGTTAGAACGGGTCGGACTCGCGGATATCGCGATCAAATACGCGCCCGGCGGCGTCTCTCGGACGGCGAACGAGCAGGTTGATTTCGCCGAGTCGAAAGCCTACCTCCGGGCTCGCACCGAGCTCGGCGTCCGGATCAATCTCGAGGGTCGCGAACCGGACGGCGTCGTTCCGCCCGAGGAGTACGAAGCGGTTCGGGATGAACTCATCCGAGATCTCGAGGCAGTCGAGACGCCCGAGGGAGAACCGGTGTTCGAGACAGTCGAGCCTCGAGAGGAGTACTTCCACGGCGAGTGCGTCGAAGAGACGGTCGACATCGTCACAATACCGGCGGACTTCGAGCACGCGTTGACCGAACAACTGGGAGGCGATGGCTACTTCGGCCCGGTCGAGCCCTGGAATCACAAGATCGACGGTATCTTTGCTGCGGCCGGTGCGGGGATCGACGAGGAGGCGACCATCGATCGGGCGCATCTCTATGATGTCGCGCCGACGGTTTTAGCGGCGATGGGCGTCCCCTACAGCGATCGAATGGACGGCGAGGTTGTGCCGGTCGTCGATTCGGTCGATCCAGTCACCTATCCCGCGTACTCGGAAAGCGAATCCCGGGAACAACCTGAAGCGAACGAGGACGTAACGGAGCGACTCGCGGACCTCGGGTATATGGACTAA
- a CDS encoding AAA family ATPase: MDLTQASNECESVLEEISGAVICDRDFLETILVGVVGRGHVLLEDVPGTGKTLTARSVATALGLSFSRIQFTPDLLPADVTGTHVFNEREREFEFNEGPIFANIVLADEINRAPPKTQAALLEAMEEGQVTTDGETRQLPQPFFVIATQNPVEQEGTFQLPEAQVDRFLVKTSMGYPDESGETELLRRRAGRDDMSPSVDPVLAPETVSALRGVPESVRVDEDLIEYIVALVRETRADGRVEVGVSPRGTQRLFEAARARATLSGREYATPDDIKRVAEPVLAHRLVLTPDATVNGVEKSAIVDSVLESVPVPTLE; encoded by the coding sequence ATGGACCTCACACAGGCGAGCAACGAGTGCGAGTCGGTTCTCGAGGAGATAAGCGGCGCGGTCATCTGCGATCGGGACTTCCTCGAGACGATCCTCGTCGGCGTCGTCGGGCGAGGACACGTCTTGCTCGAGGACGTGCCCGGAACGGGAAAGACGCTGACCGCTCGCAGCGTCGCCACCGCGCTCGGACTGTCTTTCTCTCGCATTCAATTTACCCCTGACCTCCTGCCGGCCGACGTCACCGGCACGCACGTGTTCAACGAACGCGAGCGCGAGTTCGAGTTCAACGAAGGCCCGATCTTCGCGAACATCGTCCTCGCCGACGAGATAAATCGCGCGCCGCCGAAAACCCAAGCCGCCTTGCTCGAGGCGATGGAAGAGGGACAGGTCACCACCGACGGCGAAACGCGCCAGTTGCCACAGCCGTTTTTCGTCATCGCGACCCAGAACCCCGTCGAACAGGAAGGAACCTTCCAGCTTCCTGAGGCCCAGGTCGATCGTTTCCTCGTGAAAACGTCGATGGGATATCCCGACGAGTCGGGCGAAACGGAACTCCTCCGGCGGCGAGCCGGTCGAGACGATATGAGTCCGAGCGTCGACCCGGTTCTGGCACCCGAAACCGTCTCGGCGCTCCGCGGCGTTCCCGAATCGGTTCGTGTCGACGAGGACCTCATCGAGTACATCGTCGCCCTCGTTCGGGAAACTCGAGCGGACGGCCGAGTCGAGGTCGGCGTCTCCCCGCGAGGGACCCAGCGACTGTTCGAAGCCGCCCGCGCGAGAGCGACCCTCTCCGGTCGAGAGTACGCCACGCCGGACGACATCAAACGCGTGGCAGAGCCGGTGCTCGCCCACCGACTCGTCCTGACGCCCGATGCGACCGTCAACGGCGTCGAAAAGTCGGCCATCGTCGACAGCGTTCTCGAGTCCGTTCCGGTTCCGACGCTCGAGTGA